Part of the Bacteroidales bacterium genome, AGAGAGTGTGTGGTCCGGGGGTCAATCCTGGGCGGTGATGTTCAGCATGTCCTGTTACAGAAGTGTCTTATTAACGGCCGGATAGACAATTTTACCGATAACGCTGTTTTTAAGAACAATGTTTTTCTTTACCTGGGGAGCTATTCAGTATTCAGAACCTGTTCAGGCCTGTCGGTCAGCAACAATATTTTTGTGAGGGACGATCATGGGCTGACGGCATCAGAAATAAATAACAACCTGTTCAGGCTCAACATAGTTCCCGTGAGCGGTACAAACATGGGCAGCGGCAATATTGTCTATAATGCCATAGACACCCTGTTTATCAATTCGGATGGTGACGGTCTTTTCAGTTACGAAACCAATTATCACCTGCATCCCGACTGTGATGGCATTGCTGCCGGAACAGACGGAACAGACATTGGAATTTACGGAACCACCAGTCCGTATAAAGAGGGAGCAGTTCCCTTTAATCCCCATATACGTTTTTCAGATATTAAGCAGAGACGGAGAATGGAATTCTGCCGGTTGAAATACATGTGGGTGCTCAAGAACGATAGTTATGAAAAGGATCCATGCAGTATGCTTTTTTCTGGTCCAGTTATCCGGCAGCCTTCTGGCCCAGCCTATGATTACCGGGGGCGAATACTGGATCGACAGGGACTTTAATTCAAGAAGCATCATCACTCCTGTTTCTTCAGAGAACCTTTTTTATCAGGCAAACATCGATGTCAGCAGCCTGAACAATGGCCTGCATACCATCCACTACAGGTTTATGGATGACCGTCGTTACTGAAGCAGCGTTGTTTCCGGTGAACGGGACTTTACACTCCTTGCAAACCTGGATGTTTCCGGATTGAACGACGGATTACACTCCATGCATTACCGCTTTAAGGATACGGATCACAGGTGGAGTTCGGTATTGTCCAGGTATATAGTGTGTAAGTCCGGGACACAGGTATTTGCCGGTAATAGGATCGTGGCCTGCCGTTACTGGTTCAATGGCGAGAGCATGACCGAGGTGGCCCTGGATGATCCAGTTCAGAACCTTGCTTTTATGGATACTCTGGAGATGTACCGGTACCGCAAGGGCGAGTACTATGTAACTCTTCAGTTTAAGGATGAACTGGGTCTGTGGAGCGCTCCGTTGACCGACACGCTTGAAAAGATAGGCTTCCCTGTTGCCCGGGTGTTCAGTCCCGGGGAAATAGTATGTGATACGGCTACTCTCGAATTCTTAAGCCAGTCCTATGATGCTGATTCGCGGTTGTGGAGTGTGAACGGCCTCCCTGTAAGCGGCGATACGGTCCTGTACTATTTCTTTTCGGAGACCGGGGTATATGATGTGGGATTAACTGCCAGGGAGAAAGCATACAGATCAGTGCCGTACCGGGTTACACCTATTTATGGAGCACAGATGAGACCTCCCGGAGTATCGTGGCCAGCGAGGAGCAGTGGTATATCGTAAAGGCCACCACGGTCAATAATTGCAGTCAGTAGGATTCTGTTTACCTGGTGGTGCATGATAATCCGGTGGTTGACCTGGGAGGGGACCAGAGCCTTCCGGTGAACGGTTCTCTTCAACTGGATGCGGGGGCAGGTTTTTCCTCCTACCTGTGGTACGATAACGACAATAAGCAATTGAAGACCTTTTCGGGAGCCATCCTGGGTATGGGTCAGCATGAAGTGTATGTATCAGTTGTGGATGAAAACATCTGTAAAGGATCTGATACCATAACTATTTCTGTGACCGCTGCGGTGGGAGTAGAAGAGGCCGGTGACCAGCAGATAAAAATGTATCCGGTTCCTGTGCAAGAACACCTGACCATTGAAATTCCGGAAGCTATGCTGGGAACGCTGGTCAGGATATACAGCTCATCAGGCCGGATTCTCAGTGAACGAAACCTGGAAAACCAAATTAGTGTTTTTGATATGAGCCCTTATTCTTCGGGATATTATATGATCACCTTCATTAATCAGGAACAGGTATATACCAAGACGGTGGTGCTGAGCAGGTAAAACCTTCCTGTTCCCTGCCGGAGGCATTGAAAACCGGAGCTTATTGCGGAAAATAGAGAGGATGGTTCTTATTGTATCTGCGGATAAATTCTACCATCCTCTTTTTCTTTTCTCTTTTTCTCAGAGAGTTATATTCTGCAGACAGGCAGGAATCCCGTTGAAGCAGTTTCCCCAGAGCCTCAGGATCATACCCCACCAGGCTATTGGACTCAAAATCGTAGAGGGATACCTTCCCTTCTGCGCTGACATTCAAATAAGAAGGTTTTGTATGGAAGGAGCGATAGATATCCTGGGTGGTGGAATAATATGCGCTGCTGTCGCGGCGTGAATCCGGAGATTTTTCATAGGTGGTTGCCGAGGCAATGAAATGGGAAATACTGCCTTCGATATTGAGTCTCTGAAACTTACCTCCCAGCATGATATAGAGCCGGCCGTTCTGCGCATATCCCCAGATATCTTTTGTTTTAATGGATGTTAAGACGCCGAAATCATCATACAGGATAATCTCCTCATTAGTGATCATATCCTCGAAGAAGTCCCTGTTATAATTGTTCAGTTCAGTGACAATCCTTCCCAGGGGAAGGGGGTCATTGGTCCGCACCTTATCCATATTCAGATACAGCCCATCCCTGAATTCAAATTCCGGACTGTACTTTATCATTGGAATCTCCTTGTTTTGAACCCAATCAATCGCCTGTTTTAACAGGCGGCGGTAATTGGGATTTTCATAAGCGAAGTGGTCATGCCCCGGCTGGATATAGACGATCCGGGAATTTCCATAGTGGTTTGTCCATCCGATGATTTCCCCGCTTTCGGGATGTGTGGTTTTTAGAAGGGGACGCACGCCCGGCTGCACCCTGAAATTCCCGTAGACTTCGTCGTGAATAATAAAATCCTTCAGGCCCCTGGTAACAGGATGATCCTTATCCATCAGTGTCACAGGCACATCTACATCGTGCCGGTATGTAGAATTATCCTGATTTTCTTCGTCTAATACATAACGTCCCCCAATGATCCTTTCGAATTCTTCCCAATCCTGATAGGAGACCAGGGAATGATGTAAGAACACCAACCCCTTGCCTCTCTCCAGAATTCGGATAAAGGCTGCTTTTTGCGCATCCTTTATTTCCTGGACCATATCGTAAAAAAGAAGGACGTCAAATTGCTCAATCAGCGCAGAATCAAAAACCGGCGAAGCCTGTGGATGGATGAGTTCCTGATAGTCCGTAGCCGGCATGTCCTGGAAAATGTCAAAGAATGTCTCTCTTTCGAAATCATGTCCGCCCGTGTAAATCAATACCCGCTGTAGCTCCTGGGCCGGGCAATCAGGTAAAACCAGGGCCCCTGCAGCTGTCGAAAAAAGCAGCAGGAGAAGGCAGTTCTTAAGCTGAAATCCGAACATTTTTTTGCCCGCAAATTCACCTGTGTTTTCCATGTGATCCAGCGCAGAATTTAGGCATTCTTTATCGCTAGCCATAGGCTTTAATTTGTTTTTAAACGATTACAAAAGCAAAAATAATCATTCCTTGCATTCCCTCTGAAATGAGCCGACAGGGTAAGATAAACTGCAGAACCCTTATCCAGCCTGTATGCTTGGTTTCAAACAGCAAGGTTTTGCAGAAAGAAATAAAAATACGCAATTCTTAAAGATCACCGGATCCGGGACTATCCTTTGGGACGGATATGCTTGACGGGCTCTGTAAACCTTTGTATCTTGGTTAATTATAAAAACCGGAGGTTTCCATGAACTTTAGACTGGCCAGTACAACAATTCTGACTGCAGCAGCACTTTTTTTCGGTCTAGGCTGTACGCAGAAAAAGACAGACGGATTTCGGATTTTAACCGCCGGCATCCGGCATGAATCCAACAGTTTTATGCCTTATTTGACAGAGGAAGAAGACTTTATC contains:
- a CDS encoding T9SS type A sorting domain-containing protein; this translates as MHDNPVVDLGGDQSLPVNGSLQLDAGAGFSSYLWYDNDNKQLKTFSGAILGMGQHEVYVSVVDENICKGSDTITISVTAAVGVEEAGDQQIKMYPVPVQEHLTIEIPEAMLGTLVRIYSSSGRILSERNLENQISVFDMSPYSSGYYMITFINQEQVYTKTVVLSR
- a CDS encoding ThuA domain-containing protein, whose product is MASDKECLNSALDHMENTGEFAGKKMFGFQLKNCLLLLLFSTAAGALVLPDCPAQELQRVLIYTGGHDFERETFFDIFQDMPATDYQELIHPQASPVFDSALIEQFDVLLFYDMVQEIKDAQKAAFIRILERGKGLVFLHHSLVSYQDWEEFERIIGGRYVLDEENQDNSTYRHDVDVPVTLMDKDHPVTRGLKDFIIHDEVYGNFRVQPGVRPLLKTTHPESGEIIGWTNHYGNSRIVYIQPGHDHFAYENPNYRRLLKQAIDWVQNKEIPMIKYSPEFEFRDGLYLNMDKVRTNDPLPLGRIVTELNNYNRDFFEDMITNEEIILYDDFGVLTSIKTKDIWGYAQNGRLYIMLGGKFQRLNIEGSISHFIASATTYEKSPDSRRDSSAYYSTTQDIYRSFHTKPSYLNVSAEGKVSLYDFESNSLVGYDPEALGKLLQRDSCLSAEYNSLRKREKKKRMVEFIRRYNKNHPLYFPQ